Proteins encoded in a region of the Kryptolebias marmoratus isolate JLee-2015 linkage group LG14, ASM164957v2, whole genome shotgun sequence genome:
- the gng10 gene encoding guanine nucleotide-binding protein G(I)/G(S)/G(O) subunit gamma-10 — protein MLTDFFLCCPADMTSNSNLSNMRRLVEQLKLEASVERIKVSQAAADLQQYCLQNASKDALLVGVPTGSNPFREPRSCAVV, from the exons atgttgacagatttttttctctgctgtccTGCAGACATGACCTCCAACTCTAATTTGTCCAACATGAGACGATTGGTAGAACAGCTGAAACTTGAGGCCAGTGTGGAGAGAATCAAG GTGTCCCAGGCAGCTGCAGACCTGCAGCAGTACTGTCTGCAGAACGCGAGCAAAGATGCCCTGCTGGTGGGAGTCCCTACAGGCAGCAACCCGTTCAGGGAGCCACGCTCCTGCGCCGTGGTGTAA